Proteins encoded within one genomic window of Hevea brasiliensis isolate MT/VB/25A 57/8 chromosome 8, ASM3005281v1, whole genome shotgun sequence:
- the LOC110652384 gene encoding uncharacterized protein LOC110652384 isoform X2: MASLMMKKLLFLILIVAGSISSCTLGVEVERFAWGKGRKEKTACQLITKAHSKRSSYFACEDVKRNHMNMLVKYSKYENLLPGSKQAVDANLRYNRMPRLAKLHTSQKVFEPGPIIHAAPSFSPPGGHG, translated from the coding sequence TTTGATGATGAAGAAGCTGTTATTCTTGATCTTAATTGTTGCTGGATCAATCTCATCATGTACTCTTGGAGTTGAAGTTGAAAGATTCGCttggggaaagggaaggaaagagAAAACTGCTTGTCAACTTATTACAAAAGCACATTCTAAGAGGAGTAGCTACTTCGCTTGTGAAGATGTCAAGAGAAACCATATGAATATGTTGGTAAAGTACTCCAAATATGAAAATCTGCTACCTGGTTCCAAGCAAGCTGTTGATGCCAATTTAAGATATAATCGAATGCCAAGACTCGCCAAACTACACACATCTCAAAAAGTTTTTGAACCTGGTCCTATTATCCATGCGGCTCCTAGTTTCAGTCCTCCTGGTGGCCAtggttga
- the LOC110652384 gene encoding uncharacterized protein LOC110652384 isoform X1 — MHMYASLLTIYIHSRATPRQAFGDIHLKLLMGSLMMKKLLFLILIVAGSISSCTLGVEVERFAWGKGRKEKTACQLITKAHSKRSSYFACEDVKRNHMNMLVKYSKYENLLPGSKQAVDANLRYNRMPRLAKLHTSQKVFEPGPIIHAAPSFSPPGGHG; from the exons ATGCATATGTATGCAAGTCTTTTAACTATATATATACACTCGAGAGCCACACCAAGGCAAGCATTCGGAGACATCCATCTAAAATTGCTCATGGGGAG TTTGATGATGAAGAAGCTGTTATTCTTGATCTTAATTGTTGCTGGATCAATCTCATCATGTACTCTTGGAGTTGAAGTTGAAAGATTCGCttggggaaagggaaggaaagagAAAACTGCTTGTCAACTTATTACAAAAGCACATTCTAAGAGGAGTAGCTACTTCGCTTGTGAAGATGTCAAGAGAAACCATATGAATATGTTGGTAAAGTACTCCAAATATGAAAATCTGCTACCTGGTTCCAAGCAAGCTGTTGATGCCAATTTAAGATATAATCGAATGCCAAGACTCGCCAAACTACACACATCTCAAAAAGTTTTTGAACCTGGTCCTATTATCCATGCGGCTCCTAGTTTCAGTCCTCCTGGTGGCCAtggttga
- the LOC110667535 gene encoding uncharacterized protein LOC110667535: MGSLMMKLLLLILIIGGSVSCSLGVEPLESLVSQKGRKEKTASQLAVKENSSDMIEKLRENDENLQATADSKQNIDGNFRYNEIIMRRLLQRGPVPPSSGNTPCTHIPGRGKGCVPPNTHG, translated from the exons ATGGGGAG TTTGATGATGAAGCTGCTACTGTTAATCTTGATTATTGGCGGATCAGTCTCTTGTTCTCTTGGAGTTGAACCGCTTGAAAGCTTGGTTTCACAAAAGGGAAGGAAAGAGAAAACCGCTTCTCAACTTGCAGTAAAAGAAAATTCTAGTGATATGATAGAAAAGCTGAGGGAAAATGATGAAAATCTGCAAGCTACTGCAGATTCCAAGCAAAATATTGATGGCAATTTCAGATACAATGAAATTATCATGCGAAGACTACTACAAAGGGGACCTGTGCCTCCTAGCTCTGGTAACACTCCTTGTACTCATATTCCTGGTAGAGGAAAGGGTTGCGTTCCTCCTAATACTCATGGTTGA
- the LOC131182278 gene encoding uncharacterized protein LOC131182278 produces MGSLMMKLLLLILIIGGSVSCSLGVEPLESLVSQKGRKEKTACQLAVKENSSDMIEKLGENDENPQAAADSKQNIDGNFRHNEIIMRRLLQRGPVPPSSGNTPCTHIPGRGKGCVTPNTHG; encoded by the exons ATGGGGAG TTTGATGATGAAGCTGCTACTGTTAATCTTGATTATTGGCGGATCAGTCTCTTGTTCTCTTGGAGTTGAACCGCTTGAAAGCTTGGTTTCACAAAAGGGAAGGAAAGAGAAAACCGCTTGTCAACTTGCAGTAAAAGAAAATTCTAGTGATATGATAGAAAAGCTGGGGGAAAATGATGAAAATCCGCAAGCTGCTGCAGATTCCAAGCAAAATATTGATGGCAATTTCAGACACAATGAAATTATCATGCGAAGACTACTACAAAGGGGACCTGTGCCTCCTAGCTCTGGTAACACTCCTTGTACTCATATTCCTGGTAGAGGAAAGGGTTGTGTTACTCCTAATACTCATGGTTGA